A region of the Myxococcus stipitatus DSM 14675 genome:
GCCGTTGGATTCTGGACCCTATCGACGGGACGAAGACCTTCATCCGCGGCGTCCCGCTGTGGGGCACGCTGGTGGCGCTGGCGAAGGGGGACCGCATCCTCGTGGGGGCTGCGTACTTCCCCGCGGTGGGGGAGTTGCTGGTCGCAGCGCCAGGGGAGGGGTGTTTCCTGAATGACTCCCACACGCAGGTGTCGCGCCAGGCGGACCTCTCGCGCGCGGTGGTGCTCTGCACAGACGAGCGCTTCCTCACGTACCCCGAGCGCGGCGAGGCCTGGCGGCGACTCACGCGTGAAGCGGCCGTATCCCGCACCTGGGGCGACTGCTACGGCTACCTGATGGTCGCCACCGGTCGCGCGGAGGTGATGGTGGACGAGCTGCTGTCCCCCTGGGACGCGGCGGCGCTCCAGCCCATCATCGAGGAGGCCGGCGGCGTCTTCTCCGACTGGACGGGGCGAAAGACGTCCTTCGGCGGAAGCGGCATCGCCACCAACGGGCTGCTGGCACGGGCCGTTCGCGAGCGGCTGGGCGCGACAGGAGGCCCGTGATGTTGGACCTGGACAGACTCGACTTCACCAAGGGGAACGGGCTGGTGACGGTGGTGGCCCAGGACGCGCGCACCGGAGACGTGTTGATGGTGGCGCACGCGGACCGGGAGGCCATGGAGCACACCGTCTCCACGGGAGAGATGCACTATCGCTCTCGCACGCGGGGCCTCTGGCACAAGGGCGCGACCAGCGGGAACACCCAACGCGTGGTCTCCCTCCGCGCGGACTGCGACGGCGACACCGTCCTCGCGCGCGTGGAGAAGGCGGGGCCCGCCTGTCACACCGGTGAAGCGTCCTGCTTCGGTCCGGGGAGCGGGGATGGCCTGGCCGCGCTCGATGCCACGCTGGCTGATCGCGCGGCACGTGCGCCGGGGCCCGGAGAGAAACCTGGTTACACCCACCGCCTGCTCGCGGACCGCAACCTGCGCCTCAAGAAGGTGGGGGAAGAGGCCGCGGAGCTGGTGACGGCCTGCGCGGACGCGGATGCTGATCGCGCCGTGGAGGAGGCCGCGGATCTCCTCTATCACCTGCTGGTCGCCATCAGACCCCTGGGCCTTGGACTGGACGACGTGAAAGCTGTCCTCGCTCGGCGTGCAGTGAAGCCATCACTTCCTGGCAATGCTGGATGAGATGGGCTCTCAGCGTCTCGGTCGGGTGCCGGGACGCCGTGTCAGCGTCGACCCGGATGAATTTGTCCGTCACGACTGAATCCCGGAGATGGGAGGGGCCCCGACGAATTTGAGCGCAGCTATCAGTGACTCACTTCAATGAAAGGAGTGTTCCTGCTACACATCCGGACGCGCGGCGCAGTGGAGAACGCCGGCCGGGCGCTTCTTTTCGATTTGAAACCGTCCGCCTCACCGGAGGCATCGTGAACGGCCCCACCACGTACAAGGCAGAGCTCATCGACCGAGTCATCTTCTCGCGTTGGCTGAATCCTCCAACCAAGGAGGATGTCGCGGCGATATTGGTCCAGATGGAAGAAGCGATGCAGCGGCTTGGTACGCGCCTCATCTACGTTGGTTCGGTGAGCCCGAAGTCCAAGGTTCCCGACGCGAACGAGCGCACCATCCTCAACAACTTCCTCGTGGACTCGAGGAGGACGTGCATCGAGCAGGCGTGGCTCATCTACGAGGGCACCGACCTGCAGCACAACCTTCAGCGCGTCATCATCTCCGGCGTGCTCATCCTGACCCGCACCTTCGACAACTACCTCTCGGTGGCGAAGTCGGGGGATGCGATCATCAAGGACGTCAGCGCCGTGCTCAAGAAGGACGCGGCGCCCATCTTCCAGCTCGCCAAGGAGCGCGGCCTCGTGATGTGAGGCCGCCCCGGTTCATCGCGCGCCGCGAACCTCCAGTTCGTGGAGCTTCCCGTCGGCGCGCGCGGGGAACACGCTGATCGCCTCCACGTCCGTCAGGGAGGCCGAAAGCTCGCAGGTCTCCCACTCGCCCTTGCCCTGGTACTGGCAGACGGTGGGGTTGACGAACGAGGTCCCCGCTTCCGGGTCCTTCAGTCCCGCGCCCTTCGGTGTGCGGACGATGGCTCGGAGCGTGCCCGGGCCCTGGGCCTTGAGGCGGAACGAGGCCACGCTCTTCAGCGGAGGCGAGTAGCTCGCGCGGAGGGCACCATCCGCCGCCCAGCGATGTTGCTGCGGCGCGGACGCCACGGCGACGTGTGTCCCCGGGTCACCATCGAAGGCCAGGAGCGCGGACTGTGCCCCCGACACCTGATCCGGCTTCAGCACCGAGGTCGCCCCGGGCTTCGTCGTCTGGGCCAGGGCCTTCAGCGCGGGCGCGCGGTCGCCCTGCTGGACCACCGCGGCGGCCAGGACGGAGGGCGGCAGCAGCCCGACGCGGTGGCAGGCCGGGGACAGTCCCTCGACGAGGGGGAGCACTCCGGCCGGCAGCTCGATATCCGCCTGCGCGGCGGGGGCGAGCCCCAACCTGACGACCGCGTCACAGGCGGAGGGGGTCCCCGGGCCCGCGTGCTCGAGGTTCCACTGGAGCTCCTGAATGTTGAGCGGACGACCGATGGCGGCCTCGAGCATGGCTCGGGACACCGTCTCGGCGCAGGCGTTGACGGCCCCCGCGCACCGCTCGCACAGCGCTCCGAGCAGGCCTCGCAGCGGGGTATCCGCCCCCTGGGAGAAGGGCGCGCGGGCGGCCAGTGCGGGAGCCATCTCACAGGCGCGAGGGGGAGGTCGAGGACAGGACTCCAGCCTCTTGCGGGCCTCGGCCACGACCTGGGGGTCGTCCGGGGTGCGCAAGGGGGCGGCCAGGGCCTGCTCCAGCGCGCGGCAGTCCAGGGAGAGGGCGGGCGGAGCGGGGGCGACCGGGGGAGCGGCGGCTCGTGGGGACGAGGACGGGGCGGCGGCCTTTTCATCCTGGTGCGTCACGCACCACAGGCGACCGAAGGCGATCAACGCCACGAGCATCAAGAGGAGGGTTCTGAGCGGGTAACGGCGCACGAGCAATCTCCTTGATTCCAACCGGGAGCGGGGGTTATCAGCCCCACCGGGTTCCATCCGCAAAAATAGACGGAGGCGTGCGTGGCTGAGACGTTCGACGTGGTGATCATCGGTTCGGGCCCTGGCGGCTACGTGGGTGCCATCCGCGCGGGGCAGCTCGGGCTGAAGACGGCCATCATCGAGAAGGACAAGCGTCTGGGCGGTACCTGCCTCCATCGCGGGTGCATCCCCACCAAGTCCCTGCTGTGGACGGCGGAGCTGTTCCACCATGTCCGCGAGGCGAGCGACTTCGGCATCGACGTGTCGAGCCCGACGGTCAACTGGCCCAACGCGATGAAGCACAAGGACAAGGTCGTCACCAAGGGTGCCAACGGCATCGACTTCTTGATGAAGAAGAACAAGGTGACGGTCATCAAGGGCCATGGCCGCATCGCTGGCAAGGGCAAGGTGGAGGTCACCGCCGCCGACGGGACGAAGCAGGTCCTGGAGGCGAAGAACATCATCATCGCGACGGGCTCGGTGCCCAAGTCCCTGCCGAACGTTCCGGTGGACCACAAGCGCGTGATGAACAGCGACTCCATCCTGCAGATCGACCGCGTCCCCAAGAGCATCATCGTCCTGGGCGCCGGCGCGGTGGGCTGTGAGTTCGCGTCCGTCTTCAACCACGTGGGCAGCAAGACCTCCATCGTGGAGTACCTGCCCGCGCTGCTCCCCATCGAGGACGCGGACATCTCCAAGGAGCTGGAGAAGACCTTCCGCCGCCGTGGCATCGACGTGCACACGGGCTCGGCGGTGGAGAAGGTGGAGCACACGGCCGACGGCGTGCGCGTCACCATGAAGGTGGGCACCGAGACGAAGACGCTCGAGGCGGAGATCCTCCTGTCCGCCGTGGGCCGCGCGCCCGTGACGGAGGACGTGGGTCTGGACAAGACGTCCATCAAGACCGACCGCGGCTTCATCAAGGTCGACTCGATGCTGCGCACCAGCGAGCCCAACGTCTACGCCGTGGGCGACGTCATCCCGACCCCGATGCTGGCCCACATGGCGAGCGCGGAGTGCGTGGTGGCGGTGGAGCACATCGCGGGGAAGAACCCGCAGCCCATCAACTACGACCTCACGCCGTCCGCGACCTACTGCTACCCCGAGGTCGCCTCCGTGGGCCTCACGGAGAAGAAGGCCAAGGAGCGCGGCTACGACGTCAAGATCGGCAACGCCCCGTTCGGCGCGGTGACGAAGGCGGCCATCACCAACGAGTCGGGTGGCCTCATCAAGATCGTCTCCGACAAGAAGTACGACGAGGTGCTGGGCATCCACATCATCGGCCCCCACGCCACGGAGCTGCTGGCCGAGGCCTGCGTCGCGCTGAAGCTGGAGATCACCACCGAGGAGCTGGCGGGCACCATCCACGCCCACCCGACGCTCTCGGAGATCGTCCACGAGGGCGCCGAGGCCACGCTGGGCCATCCGCGCCACTTCTAGTCGGCGCCTGACGCCCCCCGGGCTTCCTCACCGGAAGCCCGCTCAGGCCGTCCCGGAGCACGTCTCCGTGGACGGCCTTGTCATGTCCCCGCTCGCGCCCCGGTGCTTCCGCCACGCGGGTGGACCAGCGGAGGGCTGGCTGGCCGTGGGGCTCCGAGGGCCTCGAGGCGGGTCATGCCGTGCCCACTGCCTGGAGAATGCGGGGGCATTAGAAGGGGAAGGACTTGCGCGAAGGCCCGGCGGATGCTGACGCCTCGCGTTAGAGGCTTCCCGCTTGAACGTCTTCCGCCCAAACCATAGAAGGCCCGCGACCCATGGCGACTCCTGATCGGTTTCCTCTTCCCCAGGTGCCTGAGACCTCCCGCAAGCCGGAATGGCTGAAGGTGCGGTTGCCCCACGGCGAGGGGTACGAGCGAGTCAAAGCCATCGTGAAGCGCACGAAGCTGGCGACCGTGTGCGAAGAGGCTCGCTGCCCGAACATCGCCGAGTGCTGGGGCGGTGGCACGGCCACGGTGATGTTGATGGGCGAGGTCTGCACGCGCGCGTGCCGCTTCTGCCACGTGAAGGTGGGGGCACCTCCACCGCTGGACCCGATGGAGCCCATCCACCTGGCCCAGGCCGTCAAGGAGATGGACCTCGAGTACATCGTCGTCACGTCGGTGAACCGCGATGACCGGCCGGATGGAGGTGCCAGCCACTTCGCGTCCGCCATCCGCGAGCTGCGCCGCGAGAGCCCGCGCACCATCGTCGAGGTGCTCATCCCCGACTTCAAGGGCGTGGAGAAGGACCTGACGACGGTCGCGGAGGCGAAGCCGCACGTCGTCGCGCACAACGTGGAGACGGTGGAGCGGCTGACGCCGACGGTGAGAGATCGCCGCGCGACCTACCGCCAGTCGCTGCGCGTGCTGGACTACCTGAAGCGCCGCCCGGAGGGCCTCTACACCAAGACGTCCGTGATGGTGGGCCTGGGCGAGACGGACGCGGAGCTGGAGCAGACCTTCAAGGACCTGCGCGAGGTGGGCGTGGATGTGCTCACTCTTGGACAGTACCTCCAGCCGTCGCAGTACCACCTGCGCGTGGAGCGCTTCGTGACTCCGGCGCAGTTCGAGTCGTACAAGAAGCTGGCGGAGTCGTACGGCTTCCTCTACGTCGCCTCGGGGCCGCTGGTCCGTTCCAGCTACCGGGCCGCCGAGTTCTTTATGAAGGGCCTGATGGAGCGCGAGCGCCTCGAGCGGCTCGGCTGACCGGGCTTCGTTTCGTGGCTTGACGCAACCCCCCGTTCCTCTCGGAAAGACACCCGCATGGCAACCTTTGAATTCAAGCTCCCCGACCTCGGCGAAGGCGTGATGGAGGGAGAGCTGGTCAAGTGGCACGTCAAGTCCGGCGACGTCGTGAAGGAAGACCAGGTGCTTGCCGAGGTGATGACGGACAAGGCCACCGTCACCGTCCCCAGCCCGAAGGCCGGGCGCGTCGTGCAGACGCACGGCAAGGAAGGGGACATGGCGAAGGTGCACCAGCTCCTCGTCACGCTGGAGATTGAAGGCGCGGCTCCGGCGCAGGCGGCGGGTCACGGTGCGGTGCCCGCTGCGGCGCAGGCCCCGGCGGCGGCTTCCGCTCCGGCGGCCACCGCGGCGCCCGCCCAGGCGACGAAGGTGCTGGCCACGCCGGTGACTCGGCGCATGGCGCGCGAGCACGGACTGGACCTGGCGACCATCGCGGGCAGCGGTCCGCAGGGTCGGGTGACGAAGGCGGACGTGCTCGCCGCGATGGAGGGTGGGGAGTCGAAGAACGCGGTGGTGGCGCCCGCTCAGGCGCGTCCCGCGGTTCCCGCGCTGTCCACGGGTCGCTCGGACGAGCGCGTTCCCCTGCGGGGCCTGCGCAAGAAGATCGCCGAGAAGATGGTGCGGTCGAAGTTCACCATGCCGCACTTCGCCTTCGTGGAAGAGGTGGATGCGACGGACCTGGTGGCGCTCCGGGCTCGGCTGAACAAGCAGCTCGCGGCGGCGGGAGACAGCACCAAGCTCAACTACCTGCCGTTCATCATCAAGGCGACCATCGCCGCGCTGAAGAAGTTCCCGCACCTGAACGCCAACTTCGATGAGGCGGCGCAGGAGCTGGTGGTGCGTGGCGAGTACAACATCGGCATGGCCGTGGCGACGCCGGATGGCCTCACGGTGGCGGTGGTGAAGAACGCGGATCGCCTGACGCTGGCGGAGCTGGCGCAGGAGACGGCGCGCCTGGGCGTGGCGGCGCGTGAGCGGAAGCTGAAGATGGAGGAGCTGACGGGCGGCACCTTCACCATCACCTCGCTGGGGCAGAGTGGCGGCCTGTTCGCCACGCCCATCATCAACCACCCCGAGGTGGGCATCATGGGCGTGCACAAGCTCAAGAAGCGCCCGGCCGTGGTGAATGACCAGGTCGTGGTTCGCGACATGATGAACCTGTCGCTCTCCTGCGACCACCGCGTCATCGACGGCTCCGTGGCGGCGGACTTCGTCTACGAAGTCATCAAGTACCTGGAGAAGCCGGACCTGCTGTTCCTGGCGATGGCGTGAGGTCGCCGCGGGTGGGCTCGGGCATGGAAGTGAGGCCCGAGCCTGCTTGACCCCGAGTCGTCGGGCAGGGCCCGGAGGACGGGCTGCCCGCTCGCTCGACGGGCGCTGGCGTGATTCGGAGCAGGGCGATGGCGTACCAAGGCGGTTAGGCTCTGTCCGTATGGCCGAGAACCCTCGCGAGCTGATCCGCACCGCGCAGTCCGCCGAGCTGCGGGGAGATGTGTCCCTCGCGGTGGAGTACCTCCAGCGGGCCGCGGCCGCGTATCGCGAGGCGGGCAACCTGGCCCGCGCGCTCCAACTGCTGCGCCACGCGCGCCGGCTGGATGCGAGCCGTCAGGACCTCCTCGAGGAAGTCGGTCGCCTCGAGGGCTTGTCGGAGTCAGGAGGCGCGGAGCCCGAGCTCCGCCTGTCGCCCCCCGCTGCGAAGAGCGTGGGGCCGGAGCTTGTCGTGCCCCCGAGCCCGGAGCGCGAGGTTCGTGGCTCCCCGGTCGACGAGGCGCGTCGGCAGCGGCTCGTCGCCGAGACGTTGCAGGCGGTGGAGCACCCGGCCGTCGAGAAGTCCGCCGAGGTCGCGGCGTGGGTCCTGGATGAAGAAGTGAGCGAGGACCTGCAGCGATTGGAGGTTCAGCTCGCACGGGTCGCGGCTGCTGTTGATCCGACGGGTGTCACGGCGCCGGCTTCGATGGAGCAGGCGGCTTCGGCGTCGCGGGAGGCGTCCGCGGAGGAGGCTCCTCCACGTCGGAGGCGGGAGGCTCGCATCATCGAGCGAGGACCCACGCGCGCGGACGTCTCGCTCGATGCGTGGTGCTCGTTCTGTTGTCGCCCTCGCGCGGAGGTCGGTGACCTGGTGGCGGGGCCCGCGGGCGCGTTCATCTGCAAGGCGTGTCTGACGGAGTCCTCGTCACTCCTCGCGGACGTGAGTCCCGTGCCGCTGCCCGTGCGCGCTCGTGCGGCACCGCGCACCAGCACCGAGCGGGACTTCGTGGGCCAGCCCGAGCTGCGCACGCAACTGGAGGCCGCGCTTCAGTCGGGTGTCCGCTGTGTCCTCCTCGTGGGCGGCGAAGGCTGCGGGAAGAGCACCCTGCTGCGGATGTTCCAGCGGCAGGGGAGGGGCGTCATGGCGAACGTCGATTCGCTCGCCGAGGACGTGTCGTCCACGCCGCTGTTCATCGAAGACGTGGAGCGCCTGGGCACCGAGCGATGGGCCGCGCTCGCGACCTTCCTCACGAGAGCATCCCGGCCCACCGTGGTCCTCAGCGCGCGTGGGCAGTCGGCGGACGCAGGCACGCTCGCGCTGCGAGGCGGCTCCGCACGGCTCTTCGTTCCCACCACGGAGGTGCTGTCTCGCGCGGTGCGCGGCCTCCTCCCGGTGAGCGTCCTGGAGCATGTCCAGGTGCTGGTGTCCCTGCGACAGCCCTCGCGCGCGGACTATGTCGAGATGGCTCGGGCGACCCTTGCTCGTCGGGAGCCGGCGACGTCCCTCTCCGACGACGCCTTGGCCGTGTTCGCCGCGGAGGCGGAGCGCTCTCCTCGCGCGGGCCATGAGCTGAATGCCCTCCTCAACAGGGTTCCCAGCGGAACATGGGAGCTCGAGCCAGTGACGAAGCCGCCCTCCACTCGGAAGGGTCGGCGGAAGGGAACGTCGTGAACACCATCACCGTCTACCGGCTCGGCCGGGTGGAGTACGAAGACGGCCTCAACCTGATGCGCCTCTTCGGCGACTCGCGCCGGGAGGGGCTGAGCGGAGACGTGCTGCTCCTGCTGGAGCACCCGCCCGTCCTCACGCTCGGGCGAGGGGCGAAGCGGGAGAACATCACCGCGCCGGACGAGAGTCTCGCCGCCGAGGGCGTGGAGGTCTTCGAGACCAATCGCGGTGGCGACGTGACCTACCACGGCCCGGGTCAAATCGTCGGCTACCCCATCTTCCTGCTCCCCGAGGCGCGCCGGGACGTCCGCCGCTACGTGCGCGACGTCGAGCGCTCCATCATGCAGGTCCTGTCCGAGTGGGGCATCACCGCGGGGCCCATCCCCAAGTGGCCCGGCGTCTGGATTGGAGAGGAGGGCGACCCCGACGCGCGGAAGATCGCCGCCATCGGTGTCCACATCTCCCGCTGGCTCACCACCCACGGCTTCGCGCTCAACGTGAACACGAAGATGGAGCACTTCCGCTTCATCGTCCCCTGCGGCATTCGCGAGGCCGGCGTCACCTCCATGCAGCGCGAGCGAGGGCACACCGTCTCCTTGCCCGACGTGCAGGAGGCCCTGGCTCGAAGCTTCTGCGCCGTCTTCGACAGTGAGCGCGTGGAGGCTCCCGCGCCCCTGCGCACGGTGAGCATCGCCGTCGTGCGCGGCCATGGCGCGGAGGCGCGCGTGCTGCTCGTGCGTCGCAGCCCGGAGCGAGGGGGCTTCTGGCAGATCCTGACGGGCCGCGTGGAGTCCGACGAAACCCCTGCCCAGGCCGCCGCGCGCGAGTTGGAGGAGGAGACGGGGCTGCGTCTCCCCGTCGACGACCTGGCCTACCGTCATGCCTTCGCGGTGGGGGAGACCCTTCCTCCCGTCCTCGCGGAGGAGAGTGGCTTCGCTGTCCACGTCTCGCCGGATGCCCCGGTGCGCCTGGGACCCGAGCACGATGCCTTCGAGTGGGTGGACGTGCCCACAGCGCTGGAGCGGCTCCCCTTCGTGGGGCTGCGCGAGACGGTGAAGCGCGCGGTGGCGGGGCGCGGAGGCTGAGCTCCCCGCGCCCTCGGGCGGCTACAGCTTGATGACCATCGCTTCCTTGGCGGCGATGGCCTCGGGGCGATGTTTGCGGACCTGCCGCAGCAGCTTGTCCATCGCCGCGTCATCGCGGTTCGGGTCGTGGTGGAAGAGCACCAGCGTCTTCACCTGGGCCGCGTTCGCCGCGGCCACGGCGGCCTGCCACGTCGAGTGACCCCAGCCCGTGCGAGCCGGCCCACCGCGGCCGTGGTACTCGTCCTCGGTGTACATGGAGTCATAGATGAACAGGTCCGCGCCGCGCGCGAACTCGAACATCCCCGAGTCCATGTCGCTGCCGTGCTCCACATCCGTGGCGTACACCACGGTGCGTCCACCGCACTCCACGCGGTAGCCCAGGCTTCCACCTGGGTGGTTCAGCTCCAACCACTGGACCTTGGCGGGCCCCAGCTGCAGCGTCCCGTCCGCTGGCAGGTCCCGGTAGGTGACCTTCGCGCGGAACGTCCCCTCCGCCGTCACCGGGAAGTACGGCTGCACCATGTGCCCGCTGAGCAGCTCCCGGGTGGTGCGTCCGTTCCTCGCTGGCCCGTTCATCGTCAGCTCACTCGTGGGGACGAAGATGGGCGCGAAGAAGGGGAGACCCTGGAGGTGGTCGTAGTGGTAGTGGGTGATGAAGATGTTGCCGCGCACCGGCCCACCCGCCGCCGCCAGCAGCGAGTCACCCAACGCTCGCGCTCCCGAGCCCAGGTCGAAGATCAGCAGCTCCTCCCCGCATCGGATCTCGACGCAAGGCGTGTTGCCGCCGTACCGCCTCGTCTGTGGGCCAGGGGCGGGGATGGAACCTCGCACGCCCCAGAAGCGCACCTCGAAGGGCACGCGGGCTTGATTGCGCGCGACGGTGTTCCGTCGCCGCACAGGCGTTTTCTCAGCCAGCTTGGGCTTCCGTGTCGTCGTCCTCGGCGAAGAGCTCAATCAGGTGCCCCGTACGCTCGCGCTTCGTCCTCAAATAGTCGAGGTTATGCGGATTGTGCTCGGTCCGGGAAGGGATTCGACGCAGGACGGGAATGCCTTCCTCGACCATGCCGGCGATCTTCAGCGGATTGTTGGTGATGAGGTCCACCGAGCGCACATCCAACGAGCGCAACATCTCCGCGGCGATGTCGTAGCTGCGAAGGTCGTCCGCGAACCCGAGCTGCCGGTTCGCTTCGTAGGTATCCAGCCCCTTGGACTGGAGGGCATACGCCTTGATCTTGTTCCCCAGGCCGATGCCGCGCCCCTCCTGCCGGAGGTAGAGCACCACGCCCAGTCCCTGCTGGGTGATGAAGTCCAGCGCCCGGTCCAACTGCTCCTTGCAGTCGCACTTGAGGCTGCCGAAGACCTCGCTCGTCAGACACTCTGAGTGAATACGAACGGGCACCCCCTCCACCCCGGTGACGTCGCCCGCGACCAGGGCGACATGCTCCCGGCCGTTGCGCCGGTCCCTGAACACGACGGTCCTCAGCGGTCCCCGGCTCGTGGGGATATCCGCCTCCGAGAAGCGCTCCAGATGCTGGGTCGGCTTCCGGGTCGGAAGAGGCTGGGGTGAGCGAGTGTCCGACATGATGGTTCAATCTCCAGATGCGAAGCACCCTGTTTGGTGCTCCCACGAGCGATAGTCAAGGCGGACTCTCAGAGGACCCCCGCCCGATGACCGCCGGAAGGATGCCTGACGGCCGGTCCGGGTTTCTCAAGCTCCCCAGGAGACGGGAAGCAATTCCACCGGATCTCCATGAGACAAGCTGCTGGCTTCCCGTGCGAAGTGCAGCAGGTGGGTGGCGGCCGCGGCGGACCGGAGCGCGCCGGACGTCTGGGTGGACAGGGGGCGGGCCCAGAGCGCCCCGTCCTTCCAGGAGGCCACCACCCGGACGAAGTGGGCCAGGCCCGGGGGCTTGGCGAGCTTCCCCTCCAGCCGGCCGGAGACCCGGGCGGGCGCGACGTCGGCATGGCCGAGCAGCTTGCGGAGCGTGGGCCTGACGAAGAGCTCGAAGGTGACCAGCGACGAGGTGGGGTTGCCCGGCAGCCCGAAGAAGAGGGTGGATCCACGCTTGCCCACCACCAGGGGCTTGCCGGGCTTGATGGCCACGCGCCACAGGTGCTGCTCCACGCCGATGGCGGCGAGCACTTCCTTCACGTAGTCGCGCTCGCCCACGGAGACGCCCGCGCTGGTGAGCACCACGTCGAAACCGTGAGCGCGGGACAGCGCCTCCGCCACGCTGTCCCGCGTGTCCTGGGCGATGCCCAGCAGGGACGGGAGCCCTCCCGCGCGGCGCACCGCGAGGGCGAGCGATGGGGCGTTGGTGTCGACGATGCGGCCACGAGGCGCCTCGTCGGCCCGGCACAGCTCATCACCCGTGGAGAGGATGGCCACCCGGGGCGCGCGCGGAACGGGCGCGGACAGCATGCCCTGACCCCAGAGCAGCCCCAGCTCCGGGATGCCCAGGGGCGTTCCCTGGGCCAGCAGCAGCTCTCCCTCGCGCGCGTCTTCACCGCGGGGCCGCACGAACTGGCCGGGCACCACGGCCTCCAGGACGTCGACTTCGTCCGCGCCACCGTCGGGCACGGGGCGGACGCGCTCGCGCATCACCACCGCGTCCGCGCCCGAGGGAAGCGGGGCTCCGGTCATGATGCGCACGCAGGTGCCCGGCCGGACTTCTTGACGCGGTGCGCCTCCCGCGAAGACGGTCTCCAGCACGGGCAGCCTCACGGGCAGGGCCCCAGCCAGGTCGGCCGCGCGCACGGCGTAGCCGTCCATCGCCGAGTTGTCCCAAGGGGGCAGGGTGCGCTGGGCCATCACGTCCTCCGCCAGCGTGCGTCCCAGGCCGTCCTCGAGCGCCACCCACTCGGCGGACAACGGCATCGCCAGGGCCAGGATTCGGGCTCGGGCCTCGTCTTCCGGAAGCAGTGTCGCGGCGTCGTTCATGGGCGTCCTCTTCGACCTGTTTCGCTGCCAAAGTCCGAGAGAAAATCAAGTGTTAGTTTGACAGCCCTGCTGATCATCGTTACAAGCTCCAGTCATCGCGAAGCCTGCCAGTCCTCCTGGGGGTGGCGTGGCAACCCGTTGAAAGTACACGGGAACTCTCAAGGAGACAGCGTCGATGGCCAAGCCCAAGTCCGGGGCCAAGAAGGCGACTCCCGTTGGCAAGACTGGCGCGAAGCCCGCCGCGAAGAAGGACAAATCCTCTCGGCTGGACCTGATCAAGAACGCGTCCAAGCGAGTCGCCACCACGACGACGAAGGTGGTGAAGGCGGCAGGGGACGCGCCGGCGAAGGGTTCCAAGTCCGCCGCGAAGAAGGCGGCTCCGGAGGCCGAGCAGCCGAAGGAGAAGGTCTCCGAGAAGACCGCGGAGAAGGCGTCCACCAAGAAGTCGGCCGCGAAGGCGGCTCCCGCCGCGAAGACCGCGACGGCGAAGACGGCTCCCGCGGCGAAGGCCGCGACCGGTGCCAAGGCTTCGTCGGGCAAGAGCGGCTCGAAGGCCGCGGCCGCTCCGGCGGTCCCCGCGGTGGAGAAGCCGCGTCCGCGCGCCACCAAGCTTCCGCCTCCGGGCGAGCCGCTCACGAAGCGGGAGATGGAGCAGCTGCTCACCGCGGGCGAGGGTCGTGGCGTGATGGGCGAGGGCAGCCTCAAGGGCCGCCTCGTCGTCCTCAACGAGATGCCCAACCTGGTGGTGGTGGGGCGTGACAAGCGCGAGCTCACCTTCTTGCTCCAGGGGCCGGATCAGGAAGTCCTCCCGGCCTACGTGAACCACAAGGTCTCCGTCAGCGGGATGATCCGCAAGACGACCAACCACGGCGGCGTGGTGGACGTGCGCAAGTACTCCGCCAAGAAGCCGGAGGCGGAGGTCGTCGAGGCGCCGCCC
Encoded here:
- a CDS encoding ClpX C4-type zinc finger protein, producing MAENPRELIRTAQSAELRGDVSLAVEYLQRAAAAYREAGNLARALQLLRHARRLDASRQDLLEEVGRLEGLSESGGAEPELRLSPPAAKSVGPELVVPPSPEREVRGSPVDEARRQRLVAETLQAVEHPAVEKSAEVAAWVLDEEVSEDLQRLEVQLARVAAAVDPTGVTAPASMEQAASASREASAEEAPPRRRREARIIERGPTRADVSLDAWCSFCCRPRAEVGDLVAGPAGAFICKACLTESSSLLADVSPVPLPVRARAAPRTSTERDFVGQPELRTQLEAALQSGVRCVLLVGGEGCGKSTLLRMFQRQGRGVMANVDSLAEDVSSTPLFIEDVERLGTERWAALATFLTRASRPTVVLSARGQSADAGTLALRGGSARLFVPTTEVLSRAVRGLLPVSVLEHVQVLVSLRQPSRADYVEMARATLARREPATSLSDDALAVFAAEAERSPRAGHELNALLNRVPSGTWELEPVTKPPSTRKGRRKGTS
- the lipB gene encoding lipoyl(octanoyl) transferase LipB, with the translated sequence MNTITVYRLGRVEYEDGLNLMRLFGDSRREGLSGDVLLLLEHPPVLTLGRGAKRENITAPDESLAAEGVEVFETNRGGDVTYHGPGQIVGYPIFLLPEARRDVRRYVRDVERSIMQVLSEWGITAGPIPKWPGVWIGEEGDPDARKIAAIGVHISRWLTTHGFALNVNTKMEHFRFIVPCGIREAGVTSMQRERGHTVSLPDVQEALARSFCAVFDSERVEAPAPLRTVSIAVVRGHGAEARVLLVRRSPERGGFWQILTGRVESDETPAQAAARELEEETGLRLPVDDLAYRHAFAVGETLPPVLAEESGFAVHVSPDAPVRLGPEHDAFEWVDVPTALERLPFVGLRETVKRAVAGRGG
- a CDS encoding MBL fold metallo-hydrolase; this encodes MRRRNTVARNQARVPFEVRFWGVRGSIPAPGPQTRRYGGNTPCVEIRCGEELLIFDLGSGARALGDSLLAAAGGPVRGNIFITHYHYDHLQGLPFFAPIFVPTSELTMNGPARNGRTTRELLSGHMVQPYFPVTAEGTFRAKVTYRDLPADGTLQLGPAKVQWLELNHPGGSLGYRVECGGRTVVYATDVEHGSDMDSGMFEFARGADLFIYDSMYTEDEYHGRGGPARTGWGHSTWQAAVAAANAAQVKTLVLFHHDPNRDDAAMDKLLRQVRKHRPEAIAAKEAMVIKL
- the ribA gene encoding GTP cyclohydrolase II; amino-acid sequence: MSDTRSPQPLPTRKPTQHLERFSEADIPTSRGPLRTVVFRDRRNGREHVALVAGDVTGVEGVPVRIHSECLTSEVFGSLKCDCKEQLDRALDFITQQGLGVVLYLRQEGRGIGLGNKIKAYALQSKGLDTYEANRQLGFADDLRSYDIAAEMLRSLDVRSVDLITNNPLKIAGMVEEGIPVLRRIPSRTEHNPHNLDYLRTKRERTGHLIELFAEDDDTEAQAG
- the glp gene encoding gephyrin-like molybdotransferase Glp; protein product: MNDAATLLPEDEARARILALAMPLSAEWVALEDGLGRTLAEDVMAQRTLPPWDNSAMDGYAVRAADLAGALPVRLPVLETVFAGGAPRQEVRPGTCVRIMTGAPLPSGADAVVMRERVRPVPDGGADEVDVLEAVVPGQFVRPRGEDAREGELLLAQGTPLGIPELGLLWGQGMLSAPVPRAPRVAILSTGDELCRADEAPRGRIVDTNAPSLALAVRRAGGLPSLLGIAQDTRDSVAEALSRAHGFDVVLTSAGVSVGERDYVKEVLAAIGVEQHLWRVAIKPGKPLVVGKRGSTLFFGLPGNPTSSLVTFELFVRPTLRKLLGHADVAPARVSGRLEGKLAKPPGLAHFVRVVASWKDGALWARPLSTQTSGALRSAAAATHLLHFAREASSLSHGDPVELLPVSWGA